The Alosa sapidissima isolate fAloSap1 chromosome 16, fAloSap1.pri, whole genome shotgun sequence genome has a segment encoding these proteins:
- the opn3 gene encoding opsin-3, whose protein sequence is MNPANQTRTLTNTENYLFAVGTYKLLAFTIGTICALGFCNNVLVLVLYYKFKRLRTPTNLLLVNISISDLLMCVIGINFTFISCIKRRWVWNSATCVWDGFSNSLFGIVSIMTLAALAYERYIRVVHAKVVDFPWAWRAITHIWLYSIAWTGAPLLGWNRYTLEIHQLGCSLDWASKDPNDASFILLFLLGCFFVPVGIMAYCYGNILYTVRMLRSIQDLQTVQIIKILRYEKKVAVMFLLMISCFLVCWTPYAVVSMMEAFGRKSVVSPTLAIIPSFFAKSSTAYNPVIYIFMSRKFRRCLCQLLCSRLVRLQHSIKERPLASEERPIRPIVISHSRPNRPKKRVTFSSSSIVFIITSNDAQPLDVQSKCDSTTEVNVIQVRPL, encoded by the exons ATGAATCCTGCCAACCAAACCAGGACTTTGACGAACACGGAAAATTATCTTTTCGCAGTTGGTACTTACAAACTTCTCGCATTTACCATTGGGACTATTTGCGCACTGGGCTTTTGCAACAATGTTCTTGTTCTTGTCCTTTACTACAAATTCAAGAGACTCCGGACACCCACGAATTTGTTACTGGTCAACATCAGTATAAGTGACCTGCTGATGTGCGTCATTGGGATTAACTTTACATTTATTTCGTGCATCAAACGAAGATGGGTATGGAATTCAGCGACGTGTGTTTGGGACGGTTTCAGCAACAGTCTATTCG GGATTGTGTCCATCATGACTCTCGCGGCGCTGGCATACGAGCGCTACATTCGGGTGGTGCACGCCAAGGTCGTTGACTTCCCCTGGGCCTGGCGGGCCATCACGCACATCTGGCTGTACTCCATCGCCTGGACTGGGGCGCCGCTGCTGGGATGGAACCGCTACACTCTGGAGATCCACCAGCTCGGCTGCTCCCTGGACTGGGCTTCCAAGGACCCAAACGACGCCTCCTTCATCCTCCTGTTCCTGCTCGGGTGCTTCTTTGTACCGGTGGGAATCATGGCGTACTGTTATGGCAACATCTTGTACACCGTACGCATG CTGCGCTCCATTCAGGACCTGCAGACAGTGCAGATCATCAAGATCCTGCGCTACGAGAAAAAGGTGGCCGTCATGTTCCTGCTCATGATCTCCTGCTTCCTGGTGTGCTGGACACCGTACGCTGTGGTGTCCATGATGGAGGCCTTTGGCAGGAAGAGCGTGGTCTCACCAACCCTCGCTATCATCCCGTCCTTCTTCGCCAAGTCGAGCACAGCGTACAACCCAGTCATATACATCTTCATGAGTAGAAAG TTTCGCCGGTGCTTGTGTCAGCTGCTTTGCTCTCGCCTGGTCCGGCTCCAGCACAGCATCAAGGAGCGCCCCCTGGCCAGCGAAGAGCGGCCCATTCGCCCCATCGTCATCTCCCACAGCCGCCCGAACCGGCCCAAAAAGAGGGTGACCTTCAGCTCGTCCTCCATCGTCTTCATCATCACCAGTAACGACGCACAGCCGCTTGACGTCCAGTCCAAGTGCGACAGCACCACGGAGGTCAACGTCATCCAGGTGCGTCCACTGTGA
- the LOC121685554 gene encoding kynurenine 3-monooxygenase, with product MDGESTRTDLADKKKCVAVVGGGLVGALNACFLAKRGFQVLLFESREDIRCAREVRGRSINLALSHRGRQALNHVGMEEKIVSKGIPMHARMIHSLSGKRTPIPYGKKGQYILSVDRANLNKELLTAAEAFPNTTLNFGRKLQDWSIDTGAMTFLGPDGTKEQYQADLIVGCDGAFSAIRKQFLRQSRFNYSQTYIPHGYMELTIPPKDGDFAMETNYLHIWPRNTFMMIALPNLDKTFTCTLFMPFDEFEKVTTPDQALDFFHTYFPDSIPLIGVEALKRDFFHLPAQAMVSVKCSPYHLGNNCVLMGDAAHAVVPFYGQGMNAGFEDCLVFDEIMDQLNEDFDAVLPEYTRVRVPDDHAIADLAMYNYVEMRAHVNSKWFRFRKQLDNLLHFIMPKTIIPLYTMVTFTRTRYHEAIKRWHWQDQVISRGLWICGLVSVAGGTYLIVKHPPKSTSIPLDQLWNRVAALKWF from the exons ATGGATGGGGAATCGACACGGACCGATTTAGCCGACAAGAAAAAATGTGTCGCGGTAGTTGGAGGAGGTTTG GTTGGTGCTTTGAATGCCTGTTTCCTTGCAAAAAGAGGTTttcaggtgctgctgtttgaATCCAGAGAAG ACATCAGATGTGCCCGAGAGGTGCGTGGCAGAAGTATAAACCTGGCCCTCTCTCACCGAGGACGCCAGGCCCTGAACCATGTTGGCATGGAGGAGAAG ATTGTGTCCAAAGGCATCCCTATGCATGCTCGCATGATCCATTCCTTGAGTGGGAAGAGGACTCCAATTCCCTATGGAAAAAAAGGCCAG tACATCCTTTCTGTAGATAGAGCCAACCTCAACAAGGAATTGTTAACAG CGGCTGAGGCTTTTCCCAACACCACTCTGAACTTTGGCCGTAAACTGCAGGACTGGAGCATAGACACAGGGGCGATGACTTTTCTTGG ACCAGATGGCACCAAGGAACAGTACCAGGCTGATCTGATTGTGGGCTGTGATGGAGCTTTCTCTGCCATCCGCAAGCAGTTTCTGCGCCAGAGCCGCTTCAACTACAGCCAGACCTACATCCCCCATGGCTACATGGAGCTCACAATACCTCCCAAAGATGGAGAT TTCGCCATGGAGACCAACTACCTCCACATCTGGCCGAGGAACACCTTCATGATGATTGCCCTTCCAAATTTA GACAAGACCTTCACCTGCACGCTCTTCATGCCCTTTGACGAGTTTGAGAAGGTCACCACACCTGACCAGGCCCTGGACTTCTTCCACACGTACTTCCCCGACTCCATCCCCCTTATTGGAGT TGAAGCACTTAAGAGAGACTTCTTCCATCTGCCAGCCCAGGCCATGGTGTCCGTCAAGTGCTCCCCGTACCACCTGGGCAACAATTGTGTCCTAATGGGCGACGCTGCCCATGCCGTGGTGCCTTTCTATGGGCAGGGAATGAATGCA GGCTTTGAGGACTGccttgtttttgatgaaataatGGACCAGTTGAATGAAGACTTTG ATGCTGTGCTGCCAGAGTATACCCGTGTCCGAGTGCCCGATGACCATGCCATCGCAGACCTCGCTATGTACAACTATGTTGAG ATGCGTGCACATGTGAATTCTAAATGGTTTCGATTCCGCAAGCAACTTGACAACCTCCTCCACTTCATTATGCCAAAGACAATCATCCCTCTGTACACAATG GTCACATTTACTAGAACCAGGTACCATGAAGCAATAAAACGATGGCATTGGCAAGACCAG GTGATATCCAGAGGGCTGTGGATCTGTGGCCTGGTTTCAGTGGCTGGGGGGACCTACTTGATCGTCAAGCATCCTCCTAAGAGCACCAGTATCCCCCTGGACCAACTCTGGAACCGCGTTGCGGCTCTCAAGTGGTTCTAA